A stretch of the Musa acuminata AAA Group cultivar baxijiao chromosome BXJ2-7, Cavendish_Baxijiao_AAA, whole genome shotgun sequence genome encodes the following:
- the LOC135581328 gene encoding serine carboxypeptidase-like 51 isoform X1 translates to MPISPLLLLLLLFSSLSLLLVDAARTADGSEEWGYVQVRPRAHMFWWLYRSPQRVDNGSAPWPTVLWLQGGPGGSGVGIGNFQEIGPVDANLQPRSTTWLQKADLLFVDNPVGTGYSFVEDESLFVKSDWEAAADLTTLLKNLYHEQASSWQNSPLFIVAESYGGKFAVTAGLSIAQAIRAEELKLNLGGVALGDSWISPEDFVLSWAPLLLDLSRIDIIDAEKSSIMAEKIREEIKKEQYGDATNSWGELEEFIVTSSNDVDFYNFLLDSGSDPVSLTAAAEASRKLSLKMYPTYLSSKASTSPDISGLMNGLIKEKLKIIPKNVSLLNSWGGQSGLVFDSLSNDFMKPRINEVDELLSLGINVTIYNGQVDLICATKGTEAWVQKLKWDGLKNFNSMDRKPIYCSSEEVGVTKGFLKSYQNLHFYWILGAGHFVPVDQPCVSLKMIADITRSPPAGPS, encoded by the exons ATGCCAAtctctcccctcctcctcctcctcctcctcttctcttctctctctcttctcctggtCGATGCCGCCCGCACCGCCGATGGATCCGAGGAGTGGGGTTACGTCCAAGTCCGACCGA GAGCGCACATGTTCTGGTGGCTTTACCGGAGCCCGCAACGAGTCGACAACGGTTCCGCTCCGTGGCCGACCGTGCTGTGGTTGCAGGGAGGACCT GGCGGCTCGGGCGTCGGGATCGGTAACTTCCAGGAGATTGGGCCCGTGGATGCCAATCTACAGCCTCGGAGTACGACATGGCTGCAGAAGGCCGACCTTCTCTTTGTG GACAATCCAGTGGGCACGGGATACAGTTTTGTGGAGGACGAGAGCCTCTTCGTGAAGAGTGATTGGGAGGCAGCCGCGGATCTGACCACCCTTCTGAAGAATCTCTACCATGAGCAGGCGTCGTCATGGCAGAACAGCCCACTGTTCATCGTGGCAGAGTCTTACGGAGGAAAGTTCGCCGTGACCGCAGGCTTGTCGATCGCCCAAGCCATCAGGGCTGAAGAATTGAAGCTCAACCTCGGAG GTGTTGCATTGGGAGATAGCTGGATCTCACCTGAAGATTTCGTG CTGTCGTGGGCGCCTCTGCTTCTCGATCTTTCAAGAATTGACATCATAGATGCAGAGAAATCAAGCat CATGGCCGAGAAGATCAGAGAAGAGATAAAGAAGGAGCAGTACGGTGATGCCACGAACTCATGGGGCGAGCTGGAGGAGTTCATTGTCACAAGCAGTAACGATGTC GATTTCTACAACTTCTTGTTGGATTCTGGGAGCGATCCAGTTTCACTGACAGCAGCAGCTGAAGCATCGCGGAAGCTATCATTGAAGATGTACCCGACCTACCTGAGCTCAAAGGCTTCCACCTCTCCTGACATTTCAGGTCTCATGAATGGTTTGATCAAGGAAAAGCTGAAGATCATTCCAAAGAATGTTAG TTTGCTGAACAGCTGGGGAGGGCAATCTGGCCTCGTCTTTGATTCACTCTCGAATGATTTCATGAAGCCAAGAATCAATGAG GTTGATGAGCTCCTTTCCCTGGGAATCAATGTCACCATCTATAATGGACAG GTTGATCTGATTTGTGCAACCAAGGGCACTGAAGCATGGGTTCAGAAGCTCAA ATGGGATGGGCTGAAGAACTTTAACAGCATGGATAGAAAGCCTATATACTGCAGCAGCGAGGAAGTGGGAGTCACCAAAGGCTTCCTTAAATCTTATCAGAACTTGCACTTCTACTGGATCCTCGGAGCAGGGCATTTT GTGCCGGTGGACCAGCCTTGTGTTTCACTGAAGATGATTGCCGACATCACCCGGTCTCCTCCTGCTGGTCCTTCCTAG
- the LOC135581328 gene encoding serine carboxypeptidase-like 51 isoform X2 yields MPISPLLLLLLLFSSLSLLLVDAARTADGSEEWGYVQVRPRAHMFWWLYRSPQRVDNGSAPWPTVLWLQGGPGGSGVGIGNFQEIGPVDANLQPRSTTWLQKADLLFVDNPVGTGYSFVEDESLFVKSDWEAAADLTTLLKNLYHEQASSWQNSPLFIVAESYGGKFAVTAGLSIAQAIRAEELKLNLGGVALGDSWISPEDFVLSWAPLLLDLSRIDIIDAEKSSIMAEKIREEIKKEQYGDATNSWGELEEFIVTSSNDVDFYNFLLDSGSDPVSLTAAAEASRKLSLKMYPTYLSSKASTSPDISGLMNGLIKEKLKIIPKNVSWGGQSGLVFDSLSNDFMKPRINEVDELLSLGINVTIYNGQVDLICATKGTEAWVQKLKWDGLKNFNSMDRKPIYCSSEEVGVTKGFLKSYQNLHFYWILGAGHFVPVDQPCVSLKMIADITRSPPAGPS; encoded by the exons ATGCCAAtctctcccctcctcctcctcctcctcctcttctcttctctctctcttctcctggtCGATGCCGCCCGCACCGCCGATGGATCCGAGGAGTGGGGTTACGTCCAAGTCCGACCGA GAGCGCACATGTTCTGGTGGCTTTACCGGAGCCCGCAACGAGTCGACAACGGTTCCGCTCCGTGGCCGACCGTGCTGTGGTTGCAGGGAGGACCT GGCGGCTCGGGCGTCGGGATCGGTAACTTCCAGGAGATTGGGCCCGTGGATGCCAATCTACAGCCTCGGAGTACGACATGGCTGCAGAAGGCCGACCTTCTCTTTGTG GACAATCCAGTGGGCACGGGATACAGTTTTGTGGAGGACGAGAGCCTCTTCGTGAAGAGTGATTGGGAGGCAGCCGCGGATCTGACCACCCTTCTGAAGAATCTCTACCATGAGCAGGCGTCGTCATGGCAGAACAGCCCACTGTTCATCGTGGCAGAGTCTTACGGAGGAAAGTTCGCCGTGACCGCAGGCTTGTCGATCGCCCAAGCCATCAGGGCTGAAGAATTGAAGCTCAACCTCGGAG GTGTTGCATTGGGAGATAGCTGGATCTCACCTGAAGATTTCGTG CTGTCGTGGGCGCCTCTGCTTCTCGATCTTTCAAGAATTGACATCATAGATGCAGAGAAATCAAGCat CATGGCCGAGAAGATCAGAGAAGAGATAAAGAAGGAGCAGTACGGTGATGCCACGAACTCATGGGGCGAGCTGGAGGAGTTCATTGTCACAAGCAGTAACGATGTC GATTTCTACAACTTCTTGTTGGATTCTGGGAGCGATCCAGTTTCACTGACAGCAGCAGCTGAAGCATCGCGGAAGCTATCATTGAAGATGTACCCGACCTACCTGAGCTCAAAGGCTTCCACCTCTCCTGACATTTCAGGTCTCATGAATGGTTTGATCAAGGAAAAGCTGAAGATCATTCCAAAGAATGTTAG CTGGGGAGGGCAATCTGGCCTCGTCTTTGATTCACTCTCGAATGATTTCATGAAGCCAAGAATCAATGAG GTTGATGAGCTCCTTTCCCTGGGAATCAATGTCACCATCTATAATGGACAG GTTGATCTGATTTGTGCAACCAAGGGCACTGAAGCATGGGTTCAGAAGCTCAA ATGGGATGGGCTGAAGAACTTTAACAGCATGGATAGAAAGCCTATATACTGCAGCAGCGAGGAAGTGGGAGTCACCAAAGGCTTCCTTAAATCTTATCAGAACTTGCACTTCTACTGGATCCTCGGAGCAGGGCATTTT GTGCCGGTGGACCAGCCTTGTGTTTCACTGAAGATGATTGCCGACATCACCCGGTCTCCTCCTGCTGGTCCTTCCTAG